One stretch of Scatophagus argus isolate fScaArg1 chromosome 18, fScaArg1.pri, whole genome shotgun sequence DNA includes these proteins:
- the itgb1a gene encoding integrin beta-1a isoform X1, producing MDLKVLLICTLLGVFCYSNAQKEGNECISANAKYCGECIQAGAKCGWCKDPNFLKQGETVSTRCDELQSLIKRGCIEAMIENPRGEQKILKNKAVTNRKKGAEKLKPEDITQIQPQKLSLTLRSGEPQSFDLKFKRAEDYPIDLYYLMDLSYSMKDDLENVKNLGTSLMLEMSKITSDFRIGFGSFVEKTVMPYISTTPAKLLNPCTGDQNCTSPFSYKNVLKLTSDGKKFNTLVGQQHISGNLDSPEGGFDAIMQVAVCGEHIGWRNVTRLLVFSTDAGFHFAGDGKLGGIVLPNDGKCHLENNVYTMSHYYDYPSIAHLVQKLSDNNIQTIFAVTEEFQPVYQELKNLIPKSAVGTLSANSSNVINLIIDAYNSLSSEVILENSKLPEGVTIAYTSRCKNGVVSEGENGRKCSNISIGDEVTFSISVTSQGCPKKDNKSKHETIKIKPLGFTEEVEITLNFICECECHKEGIKDSELCHNGTYECGACKCNEGRVGRQCECSSNDVATEDMDRTCRKDNGTDICSNNGDCVCGTCECKKRDNPLERYSGQYCECDNFNCDRSGNKLCGGHGRCECRVCICDPMWTGSACDCSLDNSTCMASNKQICNGRGTCECGTCKCTDPKFQGPTCETCPTCPGVCAEHKECVQCRAFGTGEKKDTCERDCKDFVLFKVKNKLPQPNEASYPVMHCKERDANDCWFYYTYAVNNNTEREVHVVDTLDCPAGPDIIPIVAGVVAGIVLIGLALLLIWKLLMIIHDRREFAKFEKEKMNAKWDTQENPIYKSPINQFQNPNYGRKAAVL from the exons aTGGACTTGAAGGTGCTCTTGATATGTACATTGTTAGGAGTGTTTTGTTACAGCAATGCCCAGAAAG AGGGGAATGAGTGCATCAGTGCTAATGCCAAATACTGCGGGGAGTGCATCCAGGCTGGAGCCAAATGTGGCTGGTGTAAAGACCCA AACTTCCTGAAGCAAGGCGAGACTGTGTCAACCCGTTGTGATGAGCTGCAGTCTCTGATAAAAAGAGGCTGTATTGAGGCAATGATCGAAAACCCCCGCGGAGAACAGAAGATCCTGAAGAACAAAGCGGTGACAAATCGCAAAAAGGGAGCAGAGAAACTGAAGCCAGAGGACATCACTCAGATCCAGCCCCAAAAGCTCAGCCTCACCCTGCGTTCTG GTGAGCCCCAGTCTTTTGATTTGAAGTTCAAACGAGCAGAAGATTATCCCATCGACCTGTACTATTTGATGGACCTGTCCTACTCCATGAAGGACGATCTGGAGAATGTCAAGAACCTGGGAACAAGTCTTATGCTGGAGATGTCAAAGATCACCTCTGACTTCAGGATAG GTTTTGGCTCCTTTGTGGAAAAGACAGTCATGCCATACATCAGCACCACCCCAGCCAAGCTGCTGAACCCGTGCACAGGTGACCAGAACTGCACCAGCCCGTTCAGCTACAAGAACGTCCTGAAACTGACCAGCGACGGCAAAAAGTTCAACACCCTGGTGGGCCAGCAGCACATCTCTGGAAATTTAGATTCTCCTGAGGGGGGCTTTGATGCCATCATGCAAGTGGCTGTGTGTGGG GAGCATATCGGTTGGAGGAATGTGACTCGTCTGCTGGTGTTCTCCACCGATGCTGGATTCCACTTTGCTGGTGATGGCAAACTGGGTGGCATCGTTCTGCCTAATGATGGAAAATGTCACTTGGAGAACAACGTGTATACAATGAGCCACTACTAT GACTACCCCTCAATTGCTCATCTGGTTCAGAAACTGAGCGACAACAACATTCAGACCATCTTTGCAGTCACAGAAGAGTTCCAGCCTGTTTACCAA GAGCTGAAAAATCTCATACCAAAGTCTGCGGTCGGTACTCTGTCCGCCAACTCAAGCAACGTAATCAACCTTATTATAGATGCTTACAAT TCTCTCTCGTCTGAGGTTATTCTGGAGAACAGCAAGCTTCCAGAGGGAGTGACCATAGCTTACACGTCCCGCTGTAAAAACGGAGTGGTTAGTGAAGGTGAAAATGGACGGAAGTGCTCCAACATCTCCATCGGAGATGAG GTCACGTTCAGCATCAGTGTGACATCTCAGGGCTGTCcgaaaaaagacaataaaagcaaGCATGAGACCATCAAGATAAAGCCGCTGGGATTtacagaggaggtggagattACCCTGAACTTCATCTGTGAGTGCGAATGCCACAAGGAAGGTATCAAGGACAGTGAGCTCTGCCACAACGGGACCTACGAGTGTGGAGCCTGCAA GTGTAATGAAGGACGTGTGGGCAGACAGTGTGAATGCAGCAGCAACGACGTGGCCACAGAGGACATGGACCGGACCTGCCGTAAAGACAACGGTACTGACATCTGCAGCAATAATGGAGACTGTGTGTGCGGCACATGTGAATGCAAGAAGAGAGACAACCCTCTCGAGAGGTACAGCGGCCAGTACTGCGAGTGTGACAACTTCAACTGTGACCGCTCTGGAAACAAACTGTGTGGAG GGCATGGGCGCTGTGAGTGCAGAGTATGTATCTGTGATCCCATGTGGACCGGAAGCGCCTGTGATTGCTCTCTAGACAACAGCACATGTATGGCCAGCAACAAGCAGATCTGTAACGGGAGAGGAACTTGTGAATGTGGCACCTGCAAGTGCACTGACCCCAAATTTCAGGGTCCTACCTGTGAGACTTGCCCTACCTGTCCAGGAGTCTGTGCTGAACACAA AGAGTGTGTCCAGTGCCGGGCCTTTGGCACTGGTGAGAAGAAGGACACGTGTGAGAGAGACTGCAAGGACTTTGTCCTATTTAAAGTGAAGAACAAGCTACCCCAGCCCAATGAGGCCTCTTACCCTGTGATGCACTGCAAGGAGAGAGACGCCAACGACTGCTGGTTTTACTACACCTACGCTGTGAACAACAACACGGAGAGGGAGGTCCATGTGGTCGACACGTTGG ACTGCCCCGCCGGTCCTGACATCATCCCCATTGTGGCGGGCGTGGTCGCCGGCATTGTCCTGATTGGCTTAGCCCTGCTGCTCATCTGGAAGTTGCTGATGATCATCCATGACAGAAGGGAGTTCGCCAAGTTtgagaaggagaagatgaaCGCCAAATGGGATACG CAAGAGAACCCCATATACAAGAGTCCTATCAATCAGTTCCAGAACCCAAACTATGGACGTAAAGCTGCTGTCCTTTaa
- the itgb1a gene encoding integrin beta-1a isoform X2, with product MDLKVLLICTLLGVFCYSNAQKEGNECISANAKYCGECIQAGAKCGWCKDPNFLKQGETVSTRCDELQSLIKRGCIEAMIENPRGEQKILKNKAVTNRKKGAEKLKPEDITQIQPQKLSLTLRSGEPQSFDLKFKRAEDYPIDLYYLMDLSYSMKDDLENVKNLGTSLMLEMSKITSDFRIGFGSFVEKTVMPYISTTPAKLLNPCTGDQNCTSPFSYKNVLKLTSDGKKFNTLVGQQHISGNLDSPEGGFDAIMQVAVCGEHIGWRNVTRLLVFSTDAGFHFAGDGKLGGIVLPNDGKCHLENNVYTMSHYYDYPSIAHLVQKLSDNNIQTIFAVTEEFQPVYQELKNLIPKSAVGTLSANSSNVINLIIDAYNSLSSEVILENSKLPEGVTIAYTSRCKNGVVSEGENGRKCSNISIGDEVTFSISVTSQGCPKKDNKSKHETIKIKPLGFTEEVEITLNFICECECHKEGIKDSELCHNGTYECGACKCNEGRVGRQCECSSNDVATEDMDRTCRKDNGTDICSNNGDCVCGTCECKKRDNPLERYSGQYCECDNFNCDRSGNKLCGGHGRCECRVCICDPMWTGSACDCSLDNSTCMASNKQICNGRGTCECGTCKCTDPKFQGPTCETCPTCPGVCAEHKECVQCRAFGTGEKKDTCERDCKDFVLFKVKNKLPQPNEASYPVMHCKERDANDCWFYYTYAVNNNTEREVHVVDTLDCPAGPDIIPIVAGVVAGIVLIGLALLLIWKLLMIIHDRREFAKFEKEKMNAKWDTGENPIYKSAVTTVVNPKYEGK from the exons aTGGACTTGAAGGTGCTCTTGATATGTACATTGTTAGGAGTGTTTTGTTACAGCAATGCCCAGAAAG AGGGGAATGAGTGCATCAGTGCTAATGCCAAATACTGCGGGGAGTGCATCCAGGCTGGAGCCAAATGTGGCTGGTGTAAAGACCCA AACTTCCTGAAGCAAGGCGAGACTGTGTCAACCCGTTGTGATGAGCTGCAGTCTCTGATAAAAAGAGGCTGTATTGAGGCAATGATCGAAAACCCCCGCGGAGAACAGAAGATCCTGAAGAACAAAGCGGTGACAAATCGCAAAAAGGGAGCAGAGAAACTGAAGCCAGAGGACATCACTCAGATCCAGCCCCAAAAGCTCAGCCTCACCCTGCGTTCTG GTGAGCCCCAGTCTTTTGATTTGAAGTTCAAACGAGCAGAAGATTATCCCATCGACCTGTACTATTTGATGGACCTGTCCTACTCCATGAAGGACGATCTGGAGAATGTCAAGAACCTGGGAACAAGTCTTATGCTGGAGATGTCAAAGATCACCTCTGACTTCAGGATAG GTTTTGGCTCCTTTGTGGAAAAGACAGTCATGCCATACATCAGCACCACCCCAGCCAAGCTGCTGAACCCGTGCACAGGTGACCAGAACTGCACCAGCCCGTTCAGCTACAAGAACGTCCTGAAACTGACCAGCGACGGCAAAAAGTTCAACACCCTGGTGGGCCAGCAGCACATCTCTGGAAATTTAGATTCTCCTGAGGGGGGCTTTGATGCCATCATGCAAGTGGCTGTGTGTGGG GAGCATATCGGTTGGAGGAATGTGACTCGTCTGCTGGTGTTCTCCACCGATGCTGGATTCCACTTTGCTGGTGATGGCAAACTGGGTGGCATCGTTCTGCCTAATGATGGAAAATGTCACTTGGAGAACAACGTGTATACAATGAGCCACTACTAT GACTACCCCTCAATTGCTCATCTGGTTCAGAAACTGAGCGACAACAACATTCAGACCATCTTTGCAGTCACAGAAGAGTTCCAGCCTGTTTACCAA GAGCTGAAAAATCTCATACCAAAGTCTGCGGTCGGTACTCTGTCCGCCAACTCAAGCAACGTAATCAACCTTATTATAGATGCTTACAAT TCTCTCTCGTCTGAGGTTATTCTGGAGAACAGCAAGCTTCCAGAGGGAGTGACCATAGCTTACACGTCCCGCTGTAAAAACGGAGTGGTTAGTGAAGGTGAAAATGGACGGAAGTGCTCCAACATCTCCATCGGAGATGAG GTCACGTTCAGCATCAGTGTGACATCTCAGGGCTGTCcgaaaaaagacaataaaagcaaGCATGAGACCATCAAGATAAAGCCGCTGGGATTtacagaggaggtggagattACCCTGAACTTCATCTGTGAGTGCGAATGCCACAAGGAAGGTATCAAGGACAGTGAGCTCTGCCACAACGGGACCTACGAGTGTGGAGCCTGCAA GTGTAATGAAGGACGTGTGGGCAGACAGTGTGAATGCAGCAGCAACGACGTGGCCACAGAGGACATGGACCGGACCTGCCGTAAAGACAACGGTACTGACATCTGCAGCAATAATGGAGACTGTGTGTGCGGCACATGTGAATGCAAGAAGAGAGACAACCCTCTCGAGAGGTACAGCGGCCAGTACTGCGAGTGTGACAACTTCAACTGTGACCGCTCTGGAAACAAACTGTGTGGAG GGCATGGGCGCTGTGAGTGCAGAGTATGTATCTGTGATCCCATGTGGACCGGAAGCGCCTGTGATTGCTCTCTAGACAACAGCACATGTATGGCCAGCAACAAGCAGATCTGTAACGGGAGAGGAACTTGTGAATGTGGCACCTGCAAGTGCACTGACCCCAAATTTCAGGGTCCTACCTGTGAGACTTGCCCTACCTGTCCAGGAGTCTGTGCTGAACACAA AGAGTGTGTCCAGTGCCGGGCCTTTGGCACTGGTGAGAAGAAGGACACGTGTGAGAGAGACTGCAAGGACTTTGTCCTATTTAAAGTGAAGAACAAGCTACCCCAGCCCAATGAGGCCTCTTACCCTGTGATGCACTGCAAGGAGAGAGACGCCAACGACTGCTGGTTTTACTACACCTACGCTGTGAACAACAACACGGAGAGGGAGGTCCATGTGGTCGACACGTTGG ACTGCCCCGCCGGTCCTGACATCATCCCCATTGTGGCGGGCGTGGTCGCCGGCATTGTCCTGATTGGCTTAGCCCTGCTGCTCATCTGGAAGTTGCTGATGATCATCCATGACAGAAGGGAGTTCGCCAAGTTtgagaaggagaagatgaaCGCCAAATGGGATACG ggtGAAAATCCCATCTACAAAAGTGCTGTCACGACTGTGGTCAATCCCAAATATGAAGGAAAGTGA